The following coding sequences are from one Microtus pennsylvanicus isolate mMicPen1 chromosome 1, mMicPen1.hap1, whole genome shotgun sequence window:
- the Orai2 gene encoding LOW QUALITY PROTEIN: protein orai-2 (The sequence of the model RefSeq protein was modified relative to this genomic sequence to represent the inferred CDS: inserted 4 bases in 2 codons), translating into MGHMTAAAQRCLGSGCGRKEGGGQSSALXPGHGASRPAETQTPATSGSWELEPSXLRAGEPGLVPTMSAELNVPMDPSTPACPEPGHKGMDYRDWVRRSYLELVTSNHHSVQALSWRKLYLSRAKLKASSRTSALLSGFAMVAMVEVQLETQYQYPQPLLIAFSACTTVLVAVHLFALLISTCILPNVEAVSNIHNLNSISESPHERMHPYIELAWGFSTVLGILLFLAEVVLLCWIKFLPVDARGQPGSHSHTGWQAALVSTIIMVPVGLIFVVFTIHFYRSLVRHKTERHNREIEELHKLKVQLDGHERSLQVV; encoded by the exons ATGGGTCACATGACGGCGGCGGCGCAACGTTGCCTAGGCAGCGGCTGCGGGCGGAAAGAGGGAGGGGGCCAATCCTCCGCCCT GCCTGGCCACGGGGCCAGCCGGCCGGCGGAGACTCAGACGCCAGCCACAAGcgggagctgggagctggagcCAAG ACTGAGGGCTGGGGAGCCAGG CCTGGTTCCCACCATGAGTGCAGAGCTGAATGTGCCCATGGACCCCTCCACCCCTGCCTGCCCTGAGCCCGGCCACAAGGGCATGGATTACCGTGACTGGGTCCGGCGCAGCTACCTGGAACTGGTCACCTCCAACCACCATTCAGTGCAGGCGCTGTCCTGGAGGAAGCTGTACCTGAGCAGGGCCAAGCTGAAAGCCTCCAGCAGGACCTCCGCCCTCCTCTCTGGCTTCGCCATG GTAGCCATGGTGGAGGTGCAACTGGAGACACAGTACCAGTACCCGCAGCCCCTGCTCATCGCCTTCAGCGCCTGCACCACGGTGCTGGTGGCCGTGCACCTGTTCGCTCTGCTCATCAGCACATGCATCCTGCCCAACGTGGAAGCCGTGAGCAACATCCACAACCTCAACTCCATCAGCGAGTCACCGCACGAGCGCATGCACCCCTACATCGAGCTTGCCTGGGGCTTCTCAACCGTGCTGGGCATCCTGCTCTTCCTGGCTGAGGTGGTACTGCTCTGCTGGATCAAGTTCCTCCCcgtggatgccaggggccagccaggcTCCCACAGCCACACAGGCTGGCAGGCCGCGCTGGTATCCACCATCATCATGGTACCCGTGGGTCTCATCTTCGTGGTCTTCACTATCCACTTCTACCGCTCGCTGGTGCGGCACAAGACCGAGCGCCACAACCGTGAGATCGAGGAGCTGCATAAGCTCAAGGTGCAGCTGGATGGGCACGAGAGGAGCCTGCAGGTGGTGTGA